A genome region from Labilibaculum antarcticum includes the following:
- a CDS encoding glycoside hydrolase family 31 protein codes for MKYYIILTLLLGIIPKGNASSQRTNLDARTPGKCIAYTNLEDRVVFTCENNIKATLQLLGEGIVRMNFEELNDTLIRNTSFALTENALAKSQKINVSEQVQSYEIFTSKLIIRINKDPFQIRFFDKYQKLLLEDYEDKGFTLEGENIASRKTLRANEEFFGLGEKSGSINRRGKSFKMWNSDRPCYGVNEDPLYKSIPFFMSSYGYGIFFDNTYKSEFKMGSDSEEYYSFEAPGGQMTYYFIYGPTYKQILKGYIQLTGNPIMPPCWALGFSQSRGMLTNEKLTREIASQFRERKIPCDIIYQDIGWTQHLQDFEWKEENYDEPVQMLADLDEKGFKVIVSQDPVVSQDNKKQWKEADSLGYFTTDVRTGKSYDMPWPWGGNCGIVDFTKPEVANWWGNYQQKVIDDGVRGFWTDMGEPAWSNEEDTDRLFMQHYLGMHDEIHNVYGLTWDKVVTEEFEKRNPNTRIFQMTRAAYAGMQKYTFGWSGDSGNGNDVLSGWANLKQQIPVALSAGMGLIPFWTSDISGYCGDISDKEEMGELYARWMQFGIFNPLSRAHHEGNNAVEPWEFGPEVEQICKKAIELKYQLFPYIYTYAREAYETGLPIMRAVVLEYPDDKETYHLNNQFLFGKDIMVAPVVEKGASQVKIYLPEGEWIDFSNGTRLYQGKTWIEYPVEIETIPIFVKKGSIIPTMPVMQYIGEDPNYPLLLDVYPAAKNRKALLNVYEDDGISNDYKQDVYAERILECKTTEDAFEISHEIKNHNEFHWVKRNVLIRLHCQQKPKKLLLDTHKVKRFRLNKTGQIDFDKQDKAVWAWDEQKKQCLVMIPNTMEFSKLHVEK; via the coding sequence GATGCACGTACTCCTGGTAAATGTATAGCTTATACAAATCTCGAGGATAGAGTTGTATTCACCTGCGAAAACAACATAAAGGCTACTCTTCAATTATTGGGTGAAGGAATTGTGAGGATGAATTTTGAAGAGTTGAATGATACTCTTATCAGAAATACTTCTTTTGCTTTAACCGAAAATGCTCTTGCAAAAAGCCAAAAGATTAACGTATCAGAACAAGTTCAGAGTTATGAGATTTTCACCTCTAAATTAATCATCAGAATAAATAAAGATCCCTTTCAAATCAGATTTTTCGACAAATATCAGAAACTATTATTGGAAGATTACGAGGATAAGGGCTTTACATTGGAAGGGGAAAATATTGCGTCCCGTAAAACCTTACGGGCAAACGAAGAATTTTTCGGATTAGGAGAGAAGAGTGGATCTATTAACCGCAGAGGAAAAAGTTTTAAGATGTGGAACAGCGATAGACCTTGTTATGGAGTAAATGAAGATCCTTTATATAAAAGCATTCCATTTTTTATGAGTAGTTACGGTTATGGAATATTCTTTGATAATACTTATAAATCGGAGTTTAAGATGGGCAGCGATTCTGAAGAGTATTATTCATTTGAAGCTCCTGGTGGGCAGATGACCTACTATTTTATTTATGGTCCAACTTATAAGCAAATCCTGAAAGGTTATATTCAATTAACAGGAAATCCCATAATGCCACCTTGTTGGGCCTTAGGGTTTTCGCAAAGCCGGGGAATGTTAACCAATGAGAAGCTTACCCGGGAAATTGCTTCTCAGTTTCGAGAGCGGAAAATCCCTTGCGATATTATTTACCAGGACATCGGCTGGACACAGCATTTGCAGGATTTTGAATGGAAAGAGGAAAACTACGATGAACCTGTTCAAATGTTAGCTGATTTGGATGAGAAGGGATTTAAAGTGATTGTATCGCAGGATCCTGTTGTGTCCCAAGACAATAAAAAACAATGGAAGGAAGCAGATTCTCTTGGCTATTTTACTACAGATGTACGTACAGGGAAAAGCTATGACATGCCCTGGCCATGGGGAGGCAATTGCGGAATAGTAGATTTCACTAAACCGGAAGTTGCTAATTGGTGGGGAAACTATCAGCAAAAAGTTATAGATGATGGAGTGCGAGGATTTTGGACTGATATGGGCGAACCGGCATGGAGTAACGAAGAAGATACAGATCGATTGTTTATGCAGCATTATTTGGGAATGCACGATGAAATTCACAATGTGTATGGTCTTACCTGGGATAAGGTGGTAACTGAGGAATTTGAGAAACGGAATCCAAACACAAGAATTTTTCAAATGACGAGAGCTGCCTATGCAGGAATGCAAAAATACACTTTTGGATGGTCGGGTGATTCTGGCAATGGAAATGACGTACTAAGTGGTTGGGCGAACTTAAAGCAGCAAATTCCAGTAGCGCTGTCGGCAGGTATGGGGCTAATTCCATTTTGGACAAGCGATATATCCGGTTATTGTGGTGATATCTCAGATAAAGAAGAAATGGGTGAATTGTATGCTCGTTGGATGCAGTTCGGTATTTTTAATCCATTGAGTCGTGCTCATCATGAGGGAAATAATGCAGTTGAACCTTGGGAATTTGGACCTGAAGTAGAGCAAATCTGTAAAAAGGCAATCGAATTGAAATATCAGCTCTTTCCTTACATATATACCTATGCACGAGAAGCATATGAAACTGGTCTTCCGATAATGAGAGCTGTCGTTCTAGAGTATCCTGATGACAAAGAAACCTATCATCTAAACAATCAGTTTTTATTTGGAAAAGATATAATGGTTGCACCTGTGGTTGAGAAGGGTGCTTCACAAGTTAAAATATACTTGCCGGAGGGAGAGTGGATCGATTTTTCAAATGGAACACGTTTGTATCAGGGAAAAACTTGGATTGAATATCCTGTTGAAATAGAGACCATTCCGATCTTTGTAAAAAAAGGCTCAATTATTCCGACAATGCCAGTAATGCAATACATTGGTGAAGATCCGAATTATCCTTTGTTGTTGGATGTATATCCGGCAGCAAAGAATCGAAAGGCCTTACTAAATGTATACGAAGATGATGGAATATCTAATGATTACAAACAGGATGTTTATGCCGAAAGAATTTTGGAGTGTAAGACTACAGAAGATGCCTTTGAAATTAGTCATGAGATTAAAAATCACAATGAATTTCATTGGGTAAAAAGGAACGTATTGATTCGTTTGCATTGTCAGCAAAAACCAAAAAAGCTTTTGTTGGATACTCACAAAGTAAAAAGGTTCCGTTTGAATAAAACAGGACAAATCGATTTTGACAAACAGGATAAAGCTGTTTGGGCATGGGATGAGCAAAAAAAACAATGTTTGGTGATGATTCCTAACACTATGGAATTTTCTAAACTACATGTTGAGAAATAA